The stretch of DNA CATATGTGTAGATAcggtatgtgtgtatacatggacATACATGTGGCAGATTATATTATAGATCCCAATCAGTGAAGAAATGCAATGTGCAAGGATTTCATGTAATACATGCACCACAACGTAGAGATTTGTGTTTCTCCATTTGCCTTCATGAGATAAAAGGAATTGAGAACTGCCTTGGCTTTGAATAGGAAAGAAGAGAATCTAGCAATCACTAGAGAATGATTACTGTGGAGATGATTAAATTAAAGactcttaatttaatcacattaaTGTAATCAAATCCTTTCCCACCTTACCTCCAGTCTCCCACTTTTACGTTCTTATCCATGAACTCTGATCACttatgatatatttaatacatgagGAACCCATTTTTGAACATTTCTAAAGAGGAAACGAATCTCATTTTACTTATGTTGTGATGTAAGGGAAATAGAAAGATTGTAACAGTAACTTTTACCTTTCATTTTTGATGCtgcaactaaaaagaaaaaccgGACTTTCACTGGCTGACTGATTGTCTGGAAACCGTTTTGGGATTTCTTTCCTAAGCTTCTTAATTAGAATCTTGACATTATAGAGAAAATGTTTTTGAGAGTTGAGTGTGGTCTGTGGAGTGTCCTATTAGTAACGACTTCTGAGTAGGCTTAACTCACCTCTTttattgaaatgtgaaaaggtgTTACACTTATAATAGAAAACGCTTTGAAAGTCGCAACGTTCATTTTAGAGGAATTTTAAATGTCACcccaaattttaagattttaattaattttaattaatttccaaattttaatcAATAGGCATAATATTCAAGATCTTATCTAAAAATTATTCCGTGGCAATATTTTGTCCTTGTGAATTAAAATATAACACTGAAAACACAATCGTCTTCCTTTACGGTAAAAACCTGACCAATAGTAACCATCTCAATGATGGCAGAATGAAATCAGAATCTGATTGGGttaaaaaggagggaaagggTGTGGCTAAGGTGGGTGGAGAGACCCTCTCGTATAAAAGCCCCTGGCAGGCAGCTCTCACTCCAGATCTGAGCTGTCCGCAGAAGCAGCTGGAGGCCAGGGGAGAAACTCCTGAAGGAGAGGTGAGTTCAATCTCTTGGAATTCATTTTTACAAAAGGCGTATGAGAGTCTAGGGGAATGCAAGAATGTCTTGATTCCACAAGAGTTGTCTGAGGCCAACTCCATGACAGACACACTGTATTTCTGGAGGATAATGGGACCTCTGCCCTGGTAACGGTTAGGTAAGTCTTAGATTTTCAATACCGAGGCAAGAGACATGACAATCTCCATTTGCTTGAATTTCATCAGAATTTGGTAGACTTCCTGAAATGATGGGCAGAGGTTCCGTGGCTGCGTTATTCAACGTCAGGTTTTCCTATGGGTTTGGTATTGTTTTCCTATTCTCCCCTTCccacaacccctggcaaccatcattcttctcttattttctgatttttcttttgttcagttttttgttccttttaattcagaaagagaaagggaaggaaatgaaaagcaaagttTGTTTACATTACTATTGCGGAAAAGATCTGGCCGCATGCTGGGACCTACCTCTTCCAGGATGGggattcattatttctttaataattttgagacagggtctcgctctgtttgccaggctggagacCAGTGGCTATTTTCTGATTCTATGAGATCAGTCAAGTCAGATTCCACATAACTGAGATCATAGAGTGTTCACTTCCCTCAGCCTCACTTATTTCACTTCCCATCATGCCCTCGGCCTTCATCCACATTGGTGCAATGCCAGAATTGCCTTCTTTTTTATGGTAGAATACTCCAATGTATATATCACCGTTTCCTCATCCATTTTTCTCTCACAGCCTATGGGGTTGTTTCCATGGCTCTTGTGAATAACGCTGCAGAGAACCTaagagtgcagatgtctctttgacatgCTGACCTCTTTCTTTCACCTATAAACACAGAAGTAGGGTTGCTGGAACACAGGCAGTTCTACTCCTAACGTTTTCAGAAACCTCCCtgctattttgtttttgctaCGGCCTTGAAattattccttatatattttggatattaatccacTGTCATATATATggctgcttgtttgtttttttttcagttctgctttttgcttttctttttttccgcTATGCAGAAGATTCAGTTTTACCTGGTACGACTTACTTGTATTTTGTGTCTTGTCCTTTTGGTGCGCTATCAGGGCTTTCACCACATGCAGTTTGCACAGTTGGGGAAGTAGAAGGTCTTCAGATGGActccagcactgtccaatagaaacatAAGATAACCCATATATGTAATTGTAAATTCATTTTCTGGTAGTCACATAAAATAGAACAAATCAAGCCTAATGAATTTTAACtcaaaatataatcatttaacATGTGAGCAACTTTAAACGTTCTCAAGCAGATAGTTTACATTCTCTTTTCCCCCTTATGTGTTCAAAAATAAGAGTGTATTTGGCTCACAGCACATCTCCATTCAGATACGCCCCATTTCAGGTCTCAATAGCCACTTGTGACTGGTGGCTATCATATCAAACAGATCAGGTGTAGACTCCTTTACTATTTCAACTCAAAGCCTTTCCGTGAATCATGCCCTTTATTCCAATGAGTTTTACAGATATTagaagttcagggcctggagtcaTTGACATTTGTACTCATGTTGTGTCTTCATCACGAGCAGTAGTGATTTTAAGTATCGTGCCATGATAGCTCCGTGCATGTAAAGATAAAAGCCCCAAACACTATCAGCTGTTCATTCAGCTCGTGGAAATTCTAATATCgcgttcatttttttttctctagacatTTGCCATGGCTGAGCACTTCAAACAGGTCATTAGATGTCCCGTCTGCCTAAAAGATCTTGAAGAAGCCGTGCAACTGAAATGTGGATATGTCTGCTGCCTCCAGTGCCTCAATTCACTCCAGAAGGAGCCCGATGGGGAAGGTTTACTGTGCCGTTTCTGCTCTGTGGTCTCTCAGAAGGATGACATCAAGCCCAAGTACAAGCTGAGGGCGCTGGTTTCCATCATCAAGGAACTAGAGCCCAAGCTGAAATCTGTTCTAACAATGAACCCAAGGATGAGGAAGTTTCAAGGTAAGGAATCTATAGGACCTGCCACAACCCATAAAAGGCACTGGGAAAACGACTTTCACACATTTCTTCATTAAACATAGGCATTAGCAGGGTATCTAGCATCTAAAACTTCCATGCTTCCCAAACAACAGCAGTTCTCACCTTTGCGTAGATTTTCATGGAATCTGTGCAAGTTAGTAGAATACTTTGGAGAGCAAGCTACTGTCTTCGTTCATGTATCATATGTGCTAAATGGAAAACTAATTTTCATCCAATTATCCACTAACTTATTTCGAAAGGCATTTCTAATATGAATAAGGTGGACTTGTTACAATGATTATATTCATGCAATCTATAGATAAAATTTAACCTCATCAGGAGGCCAAACAAGTTTCCCCAGGAAATTTTGATTTGGGAAAGAAAGTAGAATAAGAGTAAAAGTGAATAATGTGTTTAAGTGTTTGCAGTCAAAGGGCAGAGGGAGTCTGTAGTGTGTGTCTTTGCTGAACTCCTGGTTCTTCTTTGCACAGTGGATATGACCTTGGATGTGGACACAGCCAACAACTATCTCGTCATTTCTGAAGACCTGAGGAGTTTCCGAAGTGGGGATTTGAGCCAGAATAGGAAGGAGCAAGCTGAGAGGTTCGACACTACCCTGTGCGTCCTGGGCACCCCTCGCTTCACTTCCGGCCGCCATTACTGGGAGGTGGACGTGGGCACCAGCCAAGTATGGGATGTGGGCGTGTGCAAGGAATCTGTGAACCGACAGGGGAAGATTGAGCTTTCTTCAGAACATGGCTTCTTGACTGTGGGGTGCAGGCAAGGAAAGGTCTTTGCTGCCAGCAGTGTGCCTATGACTCCTCTCTGGGTGGGTCCCCAGTTGCACAGAGTGGGGATTTTCCTGGATGTAGGTATGAGGTCCATTTCCTTTTACAATGTTAGTGATGGGTGccatatctacacattcatcgaCATTCCTGTTTGCGAGCCATGGCGTCCATTTTTTGCTCATCAACGTGGAAGTCAAGATGATCAGAGCATCCTGAGTATCTGTTCTGTGATCAATCCAGCCAGTGCCAGTGCCCCAGTTTATTCTGGGGGAAAGTAAAGAAACATTTGAACATAATCATCTTGAGGAAGTTTCAGTGCGCCCATAGCCACAGCTAAGAACTTTTCTGCTAGATACACATAGGTACAAAGGGACAGAAGGGAAAGAGCCATCACTGTGTAAACCATGAACAGAAAGCAATTATATTAATGAGGGGAAGATTACATTGTACTTAAAGTTTGTCATGTTGTTTTCTTTGGGGCTTATGTTTATAtttctgttcaataaatattttgaaaattcagaGTCATTTGccaatgttttctattttctgcaaGATTAGTGTACTGTGTGTTATGGAACTTATGAACTAAATAATACTTTGAATGTGACCCAACACAGTAACTGAATTTCAAATGATAAGGACCTATGAATACGGCAAAATTATATATGTTCATGTATTCAGTTTAACCCAACAACTGAACACTGACATTCATTTCAAGCGCACACCGAGTGTTTGCCACGAATATGTGTGGTTTCAGAGAGAACTCATTAGCATTAATTTGAAATACTATACACCGTCTCCTATGACGGCATCAGTGTTGAATCGGAAATCAATAACAGCAAGAAATCCACAAATTCTCCACatacatgcaaattaaacaacCACTTCTAAATAAAATGATCAAACATGAAATTGCAATGGAAATTACAGCTATCCTGAGTTGAATGAAAAGCACACATTTCCAAAATTTCTAGATGCGGTTGAAGCTCACTGAGAAACTCACAATAGGAAGAAAATACCGTAATCAATCACCTGAATTTCTACTTGAAGTTACTTCACTAAGAACAATTCAATTGTCAGCATTTTGATGAAAACCATCTGACAAGTATCTGGGAAGTTCCAGACAttctcacatcttcctgtcttcttctgagccctccaaacggttgcaacctctgcccgttacccagttccaaagtcgcttccacattttcaggtaccttAGTAGAATTGcctcactcctggtaccaatatTCTATatcagttcattctcacactgctctaaagaactaccggagactgggtaatttaggaagaaaagaggtttcattaatTTATAGTTCTGCAGGTCGCACGGGGAACATCACTGGGTGGCCTCGGGAAACTTAACAGTCATGGAGGATGGCAGAGGGGAAGCGGGTGGCTTTTTCACATAGtgacaggaaagagaaaggaaagtacCATACACTTTGAAATCATCAGATcgtgtgagaactcactcacggTCATGGGAACAGCGTGGAGGAAATCCgtccccgtgatccaatcacctcccacctggtccctcccccaacactgaggATGACAATTCAACATgcgatttggctggggacacggagccaaaccgtatcacttgATATGATCCCACAGAATACTATTAATTTTCATTCagtcttttatttcttaacaaaTGGTGGTAAAGTATATGTCAttgaccatcttaaccatttttaagtgtaaaattcaaTGGTATTTTATGATGTCCATATTATTTTGCCACCATCACTGCCATTCATCTCCAGAAATCTTTTCATCTTCCAAAATTGAAACTGTATACCCATCCTAGCCCTCTTTTAAATCCATCTATTTGTTGTCTCGCCTGAGTgccttatgtattctggatgtTAACCCCTTATCGGacgtgtggtttgcaaatattttctcccactgtgtaggttgtctcttcaccttattgtttcctttgttgtgcagcaGCTTTTACATGTGATGCGATCCCACTTgtctatgtttgcttttgttgcctgtgatttAGGTGGttatatcaaaaaaaaagtttgcccaGACAAATTTCTGAGATCTTTCCCCCTGTGTTTTGATCTGATAGTTTTACCATTTCAGGTCTTTCATTTAACTCTTTTCTCCGTTTTGAGTTGATTCATGCATGCAGTTTGATGTAAAGATACAATTGTATTCTTCTCTGTGTGGATGAGTTCTTcgagcacaatttattgaagggGCTGCACTTTCCCCATTTTGTATTGTGgatcctttgtcaaaaatgaatttgcCACACGTGTGCACGTTTTTATGGGAGCTTTCTCTCCTGTTTCATTGGTAGAAACGGCTGTTTTTATTCTAGTACCACGTCGTTTTGTTTATAATAGtttgataatatattttgaaatcaagtaaTGTGATGTCTACAGCTGTGAGATTTTTCTGCATATGATTGTTTcagttatttggggtcttttgtggctt from Gorilla gorilla gorilla isolate KB3781 chromosome 20, NHGRI_mGorGor1-v2.1_pri, whole genome shotgun sequence encodes:
- the LOC129528712 gene encoding ret finger protein-like 4A, with protein sequence MAEHFKQVIRCPVCLKDLEEAVQLKCGYVCCLQCLNSLQKEPDGEGLLCRFCSVVSQKDDIKPKYKLRALVSIIKELEPKLKSVLTMNPRMRKFQVDMTLDVDTANNYLVISEDLRSFRSGDLSQNRKEQAERFDTTLCVLGTPRFTSGRHYWEVDVGTSQVWDVGVCKESVNRQGKIELSSEHGFLTVGCRQGKVFAASSVPMTPLWVGPQLHRVGIFLDVGMRSISFYNVSDGCHIYTFIDIPVCEPWRPFFAHQRGSQDDQSILSICSVINPASASAPVYSGGK